The proteins below come from a single Deltaproteobacteria bacterium genomic window:
- a CDS encoding slipin family protein: MIIGPLATVLLLVVVALAAGVKVLSEYERGVVFRLGRLVPVRGPGIIYVIPLIEQLQRLDLRTITLDVPSQDVITRDNVSVKVSAVLYFRVVDAGRAVVEVQNFMYATSQIAQTTLRSVCGQAHLDELLAEREKFNARLQEIIDMHTEPWGVKVVSVEVKHIDLPLEMQRAMARQAEAERLRRSKVINAEGEYQAAARLAEAADVMQAEPVAIQLRLLQALAQVGTERNHTVVVPIPIDVIRALMARR, translated from the coding sequence ATGATCATTGGACCACTGGCGACAGTGCTGCTGCTGGTTGTTGTTGCGCTGGCGGCAGGGGTCAAAGTGCTGAGCGAGTACGAACGCGGGGTGGTGTTCCGGCTCGGCCGCCTGGTGCCGGTGCGCGGACCCGGCATCATCTACGTCATCCCGCTGATCGAGCAGTTGCAGCGCCTCGACTTACGCACGATCACGCTGGATGTGCCCTCCCAGGACGTGATCACGCGCGATAACGTGTCGGTGAAGGTCAGCGCCGTGCTGTACTTCCGCGTTGTTGATGCCGGGCGTGCGGTGGTCGAGGTCCAGAACTTCATGTATGCGACCTCGCAAATCGCGCAGACCACGTTGCGCAGCGTCTGCGGACAGGCGCACCTCGACGAGCTGCTGGCTGAGCGCGAGAAGTTCAACGCCCGCCTGCAAGAGATCATCGACATGCACACTGAGCCGTGGGGGGTCAAAGTGGTGTCGGTGGAGGTGAAGCACATCGACCTGCCGCTCGAGATGCAGCGGGCGATGGCGCGCCAGGCCGAGGCGGAACGGCTGCGGCGCTCCAAAGTAATCAACGCCGAAGGCGAGTACCAGGCGGCTGCGCGCCTGGCGGAGGCCGCCGACGTGATGCAGGCCGAGCCGGTGGCAATCCAGCTGCGCTTGCTGCAGGCCCTGGCGCAGGTGGGCACCGAGCGCAATCACACGGTGGTGGTGCCCATCCCGATCGACGTGATCCGGGCGCTTATGGCTCGCCGCTGA
- a CDS encoding aminopeptidase P N-terminal domain-containing protein, translating to MPIDQQTHAQRRRAVMDRIGPESAALFVAAPVVLRSHDTEYRHRQDSDFYYLTGVLEPDAVCLLLPAQPEGEEFVLFVQPRDPERESWAGARMGVEGAVARYGANVAYTLDELDEKILAYVGARERLYCCLTQPPELTARILGWLRQWRRQRPRSGQGPVALCDPSTVVHELRLFKDEQELAAMRRAAAIAAAAHLTAMRAVRPGVCEYEIEALLDYTFRKQGAWGPAYPSIVASGSNATVLHYTANDRVMQDGDLVLIDAGAEFEGYCSDITRTYPVGPDFSGPQRDLYELVLHAQLAAIEMIRPGVRVDEIHQHTVKLLVEGLVTLGVLAGNPAEIIEKEEYKQLYLHRTSHWLGLDVHDAGLYKIAGESRLLEPGMVLTVEPGIYAGNQAQSVAAKWSGIGVRIEDDVLVTAAGHEVLSAAVPKSLAELAAVRRWSRRARATPGGQV from the coding sequence ATGCCGATCGATCAGCAAACGCACGCGCAGCGGCGCCGTGCGGTTATGGACCGCATCGGTCCCGAGTCGGCTGCCCTATTCGTCGCCGCCCCGGTGGTGCTGCGCTCGCACGATACCGAGTATCGCCATCGCCAAGACAGCGACTTCTACTATCTCACGGGTGTGCTCGAACCCGACGCCGTCTGCCTGCTGCTGCCCGCGCAGCCGGAGGGCGAGGAGTTCGTGCTCTTCGTTCAGCCGCGTGATCCGGAGCGCGAGAGCTGGGCCGGGGCACGCATGGGGGTCGAGGGTGCAGTAGCGCGCTATGGCGCCAACGTGGCCTACACCCTAGACGAGTTGGATGAGAAGATTCTCGCCTACGTCGGCGCCCGCGAGCGCTTGTATTGCTGCCTGACGCAGCCCCCGGAGTTGACCGCCCGTATCTTGGGTTGGCTGCGGCAGTGGCGCCGGCAGCGCCCGCGCAGCGGTCAGGGGCCGGTGGCGCTCTGTGATCCGAGCACCGTCGTGCACGAGCTGCGCCTGTTCAAGGACGAGCAGGAGCTGGCGGCGATGCGGCGCGCCGCTGCCATTGCCGCCGCGGCGCATCTGACGGCCATGCGCGCCGTGCGGCCCGGCGTGTGCGAGTACGAGATCGAAGCGCTGCTGGACTACACCTTTCGCAAACAGGGCGCCTGGGGACCCGCCTACCCCTCGATCGTGGCCTCGGGGAGCAATGCCACGGTGCTGCACTACACCGCCAATGATCGGGTGATGCAGGACGGCGATCTCGTCCTGATTGATGCCGGCGCCGAGTTCGAGGGCTACTGCTCTGATATCACGCGCACCTACCCGGTCGGCCCCGACTTCAGCGGGCCGCAACGTGACCTCTACGAACTGGTGCTGCACGCGCAGCTGGCGGCAATCGAGATGATCCGGCCCGGCGTGCGGGTGGACGAAATCCATCAGCACACCGTCAAGCTGTTGGTGGAAGGCTTGGTGACGCTCGGCGTTCTCGCCGGCAACCCCGCCGAAATTATCGAGAAGGAAGAGTACAAGCAGCTGTACCTGCACCGTACCAGTCACTGGCTCGGTTTGGATGTGCACGATGCCGGCCTGTACAAGATCGCCGGCGAGTCGCGCTTGCTGGAGCCGGGCATGGTGCTGACGGTTGAGCCCGGCATCTACGCCGGCAACCAGGCTCAGAGTGTGGCGGCCAAATGGTCCGGCATCGGTGTGCGGATCGAGGACGATGTGTTGGTAACGGCGGCCGGGCACGAGGTGCTCTCCGCCGCCGTACCCAAGAGCCTCGCCGAGCTGGCAGCGGTGCGCCGCTGGAGCCGCCGGGCCCGGGCCACGCCCGGCGGCCAAGTGTGA
- a CDS encoding Hsp20/alpha crystallin family protein encodes MTEQELSVRTKKELAKEEHTRAGRTFMPDVDIYETPDKLWLWADMPGVDEKSVDVSLADGVLAISGQVALQEYDNLNPVYTEYRVGNYQRRFTLSDRIDSTRITARITNGVLELELPKAEAAKPRKIAVAAQ; translated from the coding sequence ATGACAGAACAAGAACTGAGCGTCCGCACCAAGAAGGAACTCGCCAAGGAAGAACACACCCGCGCTGGCCGCACGTTCATGCCGGACGTGGATATCTACGAGACTCCCGACAAGCTCTGGCTCTGGGCCGATATGCCGGGGGTGGATGAGAAGAGCGTCGACGTGAGCTTGGCCGACGGCGTCCTGGCTATCTCCGGCCAAGTGGCGCTGCAGGAATATGACAACCTGAACCCGGTTTATACCGAGTATCGCGTCGGCAACTACCAGCGGCGCTTCACGTTGTCCGATCGCATTGACAGTACTCGCATCACCGCCCGCATCACCAACGGTGTACTCGAGTTGGAGTTACCCAAGGCCGAGGCCGCGAAGCCGCGCAAAATCGCCGTCGCCGCCCAGTAG
- a CDS encoding Hsp20/alpha crystallin family protein, giving the protein MAFLRFGPEFDPVSSLLNLQRELDRVFENPLGVDFGLSGRGVFPPVNVFSDNDGYVIRMEVPGVAPDQITIEAHGRTLSVSGRRALNTPGNGSFHRRERSEGNFSRSLQLPSDLDPGKAEALCKYGLLTIRIPKREAAKPRQITVQTA; this is encoded by the coding sequence ATGGCTTTCCTGCGCTTCGGGCCGGAATTCGATCCGGTCAGCAGCTTGTTGAACCTACAACGTGAACTCGACCGCGTGTTCGAGAATCCGCTCGGTGTCGACTTCGGACTCTCGGGGCGAGGGGTGTTTCCGCCGGTCAACGTCTTCAGCGACAACGACGGCTACGTCATCCGCATGGAGGTGCCGGGGGTGGCACCTGACCAAATCACGATCGAGGCCCATGGCCGCACACTCAGTGTCAGCGGCCGGCGCGCACTGAACACCCCCGGCAACGGCAGCTTCCACCGCCGCGAACGTAGCGAGGGCAACTTCTCTCGTTCGCTACAACTGCCGTCCGATCTTGATCCGGGCAAGGCCGAAGCGCTTTGCAAGTACGGCCTGCTCACCATTCGCATCCCCAAGCGGGAAGCCGCCAAGCCGCGCCAAATCACCGTGCAAACGGCCTGA
- a CDS encoding DUF4070 domain-containing protein, protein MKIYLIAPKNPESFWTFDRILPSLNKKCLFPNLSLPTVAGITPPGHELVLCDENVEPIDFDTDADIVGITGYVVHKQRMFEIIDGFKRRGKFVVAGGPFASLCPEELRERVDVVFVDEAEYTWPQFLRDYAAGSWHSEYRQEEKPSMHDSPLPRFDLLRTEHYRTMTIQFARGCPYNCEFCDIIVMYGRKPRTKGVAQVMAEVQAIHDLGINNIFVVDDNFIGNKKDAKALLKAIAEWQAAHGYPIDFMTEVTLNVAQDDELLQLMRAANFTAIFVGIETPRAASLQETHKTQNLREDLLSAVHRIQRAGIEVMAGMIVGFDHDDAGIFDEQFRFIQEARIPISMTGMLNALPKTPLYNRLKAAKRLLAESVGDQFVFTNVLPHGMSRLELYEGYRRLLHRLYDYRNFRARTMALALNRGAEIRSRMISNSRELRIFFRVLWTCILAASPRRAWMTLSLMIETAWRCPSQLRCVVTQALIHKHLYDYVRDISVQLDRLIAELRTRPDAAGMLPAGAGGQAGAA, encoded by the coding sequence GTGAAGATATATCTGATTGCCCCGAAGAACCCCGAGTCCTTCTGGACTTTCGATCGCATCTTGCCCAGCCTCAACAAGAAGTGCCTGTTTCCCAATCTGTCGCTGCCGACCGTGGCCGGCATCACCCCGCCGGGGCACGAGCTGGTGCTGTGCGACGAAAACGTCGAACCGATCGACTTCGACACCGACGCCGACATCGTCGGCATCACCGGCTACGTCGTCCACAAGCAGCGCATGTTCGAGATCATCGACGGCTTCAAGCGGCGGGGCAAGTTCGTGGTCGCGGGCGGGCCGTTCGCCTCCTTGTGTCCGGAGGAGCTGCGCGAGCGCGTCGACGTCGTTTTCGTCGATGAGGCCGAGTACACCTGGCCGCAGTTTCTGCGCGACTACGCCGCCGGCAGTTGGCATTCGGAGTATCGCCAGGAGGAGAAGCCGAGCATGCACGACTCTCCCCTGCCCCGCTTCGACCTGTTGCGCACCGAGCACTACCGCACCATGACCATCCAGTTCGCCCGCGGCTGCCCCTATAACTGCGAGTTCTGCGACATCATCGTGATGTACGGCCGCAAGCCGCGCACCAAAGGGGTGGCGCAAGTGATGGCGGAGGTGCAGGCCATCCATGATCTCGGCATCAACAACATCTTCGTCGTCGACGATAATTTCATCGGCAACAAGAAGGACGCCAAGGCCCTGCTCAAGGCCATCGCCGAGTGGCAGGCTGCGCATGGCTATCCGATCGACTTCATGACCGAGGTGACGCTCAACGTCGCCCAAGACGATGAGCTGTTGCAGCTGATGCGCGCTGCCAATTTCACCGCCATTTTCGTCGGCATCGAGACCCCGCGCGCCGCCAGCCTGCAAGAGACCCACAAGACGCAAAACCTGCGCGAAGATCTACTGAGCGCCGTGCACCGCATCCAGCGCGCCGGCATCGAGGTCATGGCCGGCATGATCGTCGGCTTCGACCACGACGACGCCGGCATCTTCGACGAGCAGTTCCGCTTCATTCAGGAAGCCCGCATCCCGATCTCGATGACCGGCATGCTCAACGCCCTGCCCAAGACGCCGCTTTACAACCGCCTAAAAGCAGCCAAGCGCCTGCTGGCAGAATCGGTCGGCGATCAGTTCGTGTTCACCAACGTGTTACCGCACGGCATGTCGCGGCTCGAGCTCTATGAAGGCTACCGCCGGCTGCTGCACCGCTTGTACGACTACCGCAACTTCCGCGCCCGCACGATGGCCTTGGCGCTCAACCGCGGCGCGGAGATCCGCTCGCGCATGATCTCGAATTCGCGCGAGCTGCGCATCTTCTTCCGCGTGCTGTGGACGTGCATTCTGGCGGCCTCGCCGCGGCGCGCGTGGATGACGCTGTCGCTGATGATCGAGACCGCCTGGCGTTGCCCCAGCCAACTGCGCTGCGTGGTGACCCAAGCGCTGATTCACAAGCACCTTTACGACTACGTGCGCGACATCTCGGTGCAGCTCGATCGCCTGATCGCCGAGCTGCGCACCCGCCCCGACGCCGCCGGCATGCTGCCGGCCGGCGCCGGGGGCCAAGCCGGCGCCGCCTAA
- a CDS encoding leucyl aminopeptidase → MADTHTSPQLTLATNRPADSKAELLVIATSVSGVQGDLASLGQALTGHLSATTKRADFKGAEDTTLLFQTHGAIAPHTIVLAGCAPTASPRTWHQLADVVVRHARELKANGAAVAFGKGLESTEAVFHVAEGLALSAYGFERFKSRPCPASHPARVDIHVARAGAGRRTALERGQLFAAAACYARDLVMTPAAALTPAALAGAARRLAQRQHLQARILGPGPLARLRMGAILGVAQGSAQPPRLIELVYRPRTRAKLRLAIAGKGITFDSGGLSLKNPEAMQPQKRDMAGGAAVLGAMSVIAQLAPPVEVRAYIAAAENMPGGRALKPGDVVRAYNGKTIEVLNTDAEGRLVLADALSYAARGKPDVIIDLATLTAAVGAALGRRYAGIMGSDPQLVAALIAAGQRAGENLWQLPLVEDYRPDLNSRIADLKNTGEGYAGTIIGGLFLREFVGERPWAHIDFSSTVVTDKPFPAHPVGATGFGARTLLQYITAL, encoded by the coding sequence GTGGCTGACACGCACACCTCACCCCAGCTCACACTCGCCACCAACCGGCCAGCCGATAGCAAGGCCGAGCTGCTGGTGATCGCTACGTCGGTGAGCGGAGTGCAGGGCGATCTTGCTTCGCTCGGTCAGGCCCTGACTGGCCACCTGAGCGCGACCACGAAACGCGCCGACTTCAAAGGCGCCGAAGACACCACCCTGCTCTTCCAAACCCACGGCGCGATCGCGCCGCACACCATCGTCCTTGCCGGCTGCGCCCCCACCGCGTCCCCGCGCACCTGGCATCAGCTGGCCGACGTGGTAGTCCGCCACGCCCGCGAGCTGAAGGCGAACGGCGCAGCGGTGGCGTTCGGCAAGGGCCTCGAATCGACCGAAGCCGTGTTCCACGTCGCCGAGGGCCTAGCGCTGAGCGCGTACGGCTTCGAGCGTTTCAAGTCACGGCCTTGCCCGGCCAGCCATCCCGCGCGTGTTGACATCCACGTCGCACGCGCCGGCGCCGGCCGGCGCACGGCACTCGAGCGCGGCCAGCTGTTCGCCGCCGCCGCCTGCTACGCGCGCGACTTGGTCATGACTCCGGCCGCGGCGCTGACACCGGCTGCGCTGGCTGGGGCGGCGCGCCGCTTGGCGCAGCGCCAGCACCTGCAAGCGCGCATCCTCGGTCCGGGCCCGCTGGCCCGCCTGCGCATGGGGGCGATACTGGGGGTGGCACAGGGCAGTGCGCAGCCGCCCCGGCTGATCGAGTTGGTCTACCGCCCACGCACACGGGCCAAGCTCCGCCTGGCTATTGCCGGCAAAGGCATCACCTTCGATAGCGGCGGCCTGTCGCTCAAGAACCCTGAAGCGATGCAACCGCAGAAGCGCGATATGGCCGGCGGCGCCGCCGTGCTTGGGGCAATGAGTGTAATCGCCCAGCTGGCCCCGCCGGTTGAGGTTCGCGCTTACATCGCCGCGGCCGAAAACATGCCCGGGGGGCGCGCGCTCAAGCCTGGCGACGTGGTCCGAGCCTACAACGGCAAGACGATCGAGGTTCTCAACACCGACGCCGAGGGCCGGCTGGTCCTCGCCGACGCTTTGTCTTATGCGGCGCGGGGCAAGCCGGATGTAATCATTGACCTGGCCACCCTGACCGCCGCGGTCGGCGCCGCCCTCGGCCGGCGCTACGCCGGCATCATGGGCAGCGACCCGCAGCTGGTTGCGGCTCTGATTGCTGCCGGCCAGCGCGCGGGGGAGAACCTGTGGCAGCTCCCGCTAGTGGAGGACTACCGCCCCGATCTCAACAGCCGCATTGCCGACCTCAAGAACACCGGCGAGGGTTACGCCGGCACCATCATCGGCGGCCTGTTCCTGCGCGAGTTCGTCGGCGAGCGGCCGTGGGCACACATCGACTTCTCCAGCACCGTCGTCACCGACAAGCCCTTCCCGGCCCATCCAGTCGGCGCCACCGGCTTCGGCGCGCGCACCCTTCTGCAATACATCACCGCCCTGTAA
- a CDS encoding 6-carboxytetrahydropterin synthase has protein sequence MARESFKVHVTKDYLKFSAAHFIAYPGFREKLHGHNYRVSVEVQGRLGANGYVIDFAVVKNIARRLCERLNERTLVPLQSDCLTISEDGPHVVVGYERDEFRIPRTDVVLLPIVHTSAEELARYLAGELRRELQAEGIAGLEAIEIGVEETTGQTASYREEG, from the coding sequence ATGGCCCGTGAGTCCTTCAAGGTTCACGTCACCAAGGACTACCTCAAGTTCTCGGCCGCCCATTTCATCGCCTATCCCGGGTTTCGCGAGAAGTTGCACGGACACAACTACCGAGTTTCGGTCGAGGTCCAGGGACGGCTCGGCGCCAACGGCTACGTCATTGATTTCGCGGTGGTCAAGAACATCGCGCGCCGCCTGTGCGAGCGGCTCAATGAGCGCACGTTGGTACCGCTCCAGAGCGACTGCCTGACGATCAGCGAGGACGGGCCGCACGTGGTCGTGGGCTACGAGCGGGACGAGTTTCGGATCCCCCGCACCGATGTGGTGCTGCTGCCGATTGTCCACACCTCGGCCGAAGAGCTGGCGCGCTACCTCGCCGGCGAGCTGCGCCGGGAGTTGCAGGCCGAGGGTATCGCAGGCCTCGAGGCGATCGAGATCGGCGTCGAAGAGACCACCGGACAAACGGCCTCTTACCGGGAAGAAGGCTGA
- a CDS encoding electron transfer flavoprotein subunit alpha/FixB family protein produces the protein MSNVLVFAEHAHGKFPKTTLVALSAGKQAAAKFGGECYAVLLGHGLDALAATLAEYGVKKVLVIDSPALEHYVADAYAATLTQIAKDKGADIVLATATAVGKDLLPRVAIRLDAGMASDVIGINDDGTVLRPVYAGNATATVKFESQKKVISVRATAFDAAQKGGSAEIEKLAAAPAAAGSKIKFVGFNESKSDRPVLTEARIVVAGGRGLKSAEGFTTILEPLADSLGAAMGASRAAVDAGFVPNDLQVGQTGKVVAPELYIAVGISGAIQHLAGMKDSKVIVAINKDAEAPIFQVADYGLVADLFKAVPEIKEEIEKLKH, from the coding sequence ATGAGCAACGTTCTGGTGTTCGCCGAGCACGCGCACGGCAAGTTTCCCAAGACCACGCTGGTCGCACTCAGCGCCGGCAAGCAAGCCGCGGCCAAATTCGGCGGTGAGTGTTACGCTGTCTTGCTCGGCCACGGGCTTGATGCCCTGGCCGCCACTCTGGCCGAGTACGGCGTCAAGAAGGTGTTGGTGATCGATAGCCCGGCCCTCGAACATTACGTCGCCGACGCTTATGCGGCCACGCTGACGCAAATCGCCAAGGACAAGGGCGCCGACATCGTCCTGGCCACGGCGACGGCCGTGGGCAAGGACTTGCTGCCCCGCGTCGCCATCCGTCTCGACGCCGGTATGGCCAGCGACGTGATCGGCATCAACGACGACGGGACGGTGCTGCGCCCGGTGTACGCCGGTAACGCCACTGCTACGGTGAAGTTCGAGTCGCAGAAGAAGGTCATCAGCGTGCGCGCCACGGCCTTCGACGCGGCGCAAAAGGGCGGCAGCGCCGAGATCGAAAAGCTCGCGGCGGCACCCGCTGCGGCGGGTTCGAAGATCAAGTTCGTCGGCTTCAACGAAAGCAAGTCCGACCGGCCGGTGCTGACCGAGGCGCGCATCGTCGTGGCCGGCGGCCGCGGTCTCAAGAGTGCCGAGGGCTTTACCACCATTTTGGAGCCACTGGCCGACAGCCTGGGCGCTGCGATGGGCGCCAGCCGCGCAGCGGTGGACGCCGGCTTCGTACCCAACGATCTCCAAGTCGGTCAGACCGGCAAAGTGGTTGCCCCCGAGCTCTACATCGCCGTCGGCATCTCCGGCGCGATTCAGCACCTCGCCGGCATGAAGGATTCCAAAGTCATCGTGGCGATCAACAAGGACGCGGAAGCGCCGATCTTCCAGGTCGCCGATTACGGCTTGGTTGCCGATCTCTTCAAGGCCGTCCCCGAGATCAAGGAAGAAATCGAGAAGCTCAAACACTGA
- a CDS encoding electron transfer flavoprotein subunit beta/FixA family protein produces the protein MKIIVAAKRVPDPNATIKVKPDGTGIVTDNLKYVVNPFDEIAIEEALRIKEKVSGTEVVLAGIGGKACQEQLRTGLAMGADRAILVIAEQELDSVGVARILEKLVRSENPDLVLLGKQAIDDDANQAGQMLAELLGWPQGTFASKVEFSADQKSVTVTREVDGGLEDVAFGLPGIITADLRLNEPRYASLPGIMKARKKELKEIPVADLGVDVAPKLKLLSLAPPPKRQAGKVVGSVPELVQLLHTEAKVI, from the coding sequence GTGAAAATAATCGTTGCCGCCAAGCGGGTCCCGGACCCGAATGCCACGATCAAGGTCAAGCCGGACGGTACCGGCATCGTCACCGACAATCTCAAGTACGTCGTCAACCCGTTCGACGAAATCGCCATCGAAGAGGCCCTCCGCATCAAGGAGAAAGTCAGCGGCACCGAGGTGGTGTTGGCTGGTATCGGCGGCAAGGCCTGCCAGGAGCAACTGCGCACCGGGCTGGCGATGGGTGCCGACCGGGCCATTCTGGTGATCGCCGAGCAGGAGTTGGACTCTGTCGGCGTCGCGCGCATCCTCGAAAAGCTGGTCCGCAGCGAGAATCCCGACCTGGTCTTGCTGGGCAAGCAGGCCATCGACGACGACGCCAACCAGGCGGGCCAGATGCTGGCGGAGTTGCTCGGTTGGCCGCAGGGTACCTTCGCCTCGAAGGTCGAGTTCAGCGCCGACCAGAAGTCCGTCACCGTCACGCGCGAGGTGGACGGCGGCCTCGAAGATGTCGCTTTCGGCCTGCCCGGCATCATCACGGCGGACCTGCGGCTGAACGAGCCGCGTTACGCTTCATTGCCCGGCATCATGAAGGCGCGCAAGAAGGAGCTCAAAGAGATCCCGGTGGCGGATCTCGGCGTCGATGTCGCACCGAAGCTCAAGCTGCTTTCGCTCGCTCCGCCGCCCAAGCGCCAGGCTGGCAAAGTGGTAGGTTCCGTGCCCGAGCTGGTCCAGCTGCTCCATACCGAAGCCAAAGTCATCTAG
- a CDS encoding ISKra4 family transposase — protein sequence METLVGPGAVDGLDFEAIETAARRQALRVAARVIERRFNSDTSDHAGPALPCACGQPARYAGRHNKTFTTALGELTLSRAYYYCEPCAAGFCPRDRALGLQDSSLSPATTRMVGKSASMVSFGESSELMHELAGVSVDAKQVERTAEALGREIACDERSVIEPSMPTAPTMYLGMDGTGVPVRTSELEGRKGKQSDGSAKTREVKLVTTWTAQRYDKEGVPVRDPGSVSYSAAIESAASRDTDDSLSDFAQRVEREARRSGFEQAQRRVVLGDGAPWIWNLADEQFPGAVQIVDLFHAKGHLWDAAKAIYGAASELGVQWGKERRDELEEGKIDAVLAELRVHAAANDEARKCVGYLTNNRQRMRYPEFRAQGLCTSTGVVEAGCKTVVGTRLKRAGMRWTIAGADAIIALRCCVLSGRFEDFWERRSAAGANGCTAVISQN from the coding sequence ATCGAGACGCTGGTAGGTCCGGGGGCAGTTGACGGCCTCGACTTCGAGGCCATCGAGACCGCCGCGCGCCGCCAAGCCCTGCGCGTGGCCGCCCGGGTCATCGAGCGACGGTTCAACTCCGACACCTCGGATCATGCCGGGCCGGCGTTGCCGTGCGCATGCGGCCAGCCGGCGCGCTACGCCGGGCGTCACAACAAGACGTTCACCACCGCGCTGGGCGAGCTGACGCTCTCACGCGCCTACTACTACTGCGAGCCGTGTGCGGCCGGCTTCTGTCCGCGCGACCGGGCGCTGGGACTGCAAGACAGCTCGCTTTCCCCGGCGACGACCCGCATGGTGGGCAAGTCCGCATCGATGGTCAGCTTCGGTGAGTCCAGTGAGTTGATGCACGAGTTGGCGGGCGTCAGCGTCGATGCCAAGCAGGTCGAGCGCACCGCCGAGGCGCTCGGACGCGAGATCGCTTGCGACGAACGCTCCGTGATCGAACCCTCGATGCCCACAGCGCCGACGATGTATCTGGGAATGGACGGTACGGGAGTTCCAGTACGGACCTCGGAGCTCGAAGGACGCAAGGGCAAGCAGAGCGACGGCTCGGCCAAGACGCGCGAGGTCAAGCTCGTCACGACCTGGACCGCACAGCGCTATGACAAGGAGGGCGTGCCCGTGCGCGACCCAGGATCGGTCAGCTATTCGGCCGCCATCGAGAGTGCCGCCAGCCGCGATACCGACGACAGCCTGTCCGACTTCGCCCAGCGTGTCGAGCGCGAGGCGCGCCGCAGCGGCTTCGAGCAGGCCCAACGCCGTGTCGTCTTGGGCGACGGGGCGCCCTGGATCTGGAACCTCGCCGACGAACAGTTCCCCGGTGCCGTGCAGATCGTCGACCTCTTCCACGCCAAGGGCCACTTGTGGGACGCGGCCAAGGCCATCTACGGCGCCGCCAGTGAACTCGGGGTGCAATGGGGCAAAGAGCGGCGCGACGAACTGGAAGAGGGCAAGATCGACGCCGTACTTGCTGAGTTGCGGGTCCATGCGGCTGCCAACGACGAGGCCCGCAAGTGTGTAGGCTACCTCACCAACAACCGCCAGCGGATGCGCTACCCCGAGTTCCGCGCCCAAGGCCTGTGCACTTCGACCGGCGTCGTCGAAGCCGGCTGCAAGACGGTGGTAGGCACCCGGCTCAAGCGTGCTGGGATGCGCTGGACTATCGCTGGCGCCGACGCGATCATCGCGCTGCGTTGCTGCGTGCTCTCTGGTCGCTTCGAGGATTTCTGGGAGCGACGCTCCGCGGCGGGCGCGAACGGGTGCACTGCGGTCATCTCACAAAATTGA